The Macadamia integrifolia cultivar HAES 741 chromosome 3, SCU_Mint_v3, whole genome shotgun sequence genome segment TGACTTCTGCAATGCTTGGATTAACATTGATTGACCTATTTTGTTCATTCATATTTTATACATTAAAaatattatagaaaaatgaaatatagagccctaaattataatataaaaattcagggttaaatttcagattgagttgggttggattgggccgggttgagacctcaacccaagcTCAGCCAAGGTTGGAGTTTTCAATCCTAACCTGCCCTCATgatcaaaaaacttggcccaagccctgTTTGGGTTCAAGGCGAGTTTTTATTGTTTGGACCAAACTTTCACCCATATCTACCATCTTTCATCTTTTCAAAAGCAAAGATGGAAGCCGGTCCAATATGAGTGTGGTTCGGTTTACTCGGATGAATTAGTTGGGTTCAACCGGTTcaggctgaaatttgacaccTTTACCAATCGGCTTCAGCTTGGCCCAGGGCTGAAACCTATTCAGCCCGACCAAAAACCGGACCAAACCGTCGGATTAACActccccactctctctctttctttcttttcccctgAAAAGAAGAAAACGCAATGTTTCGTTTCCTTGTAGACACTGCGACGGATAATATATTagattggaagagagagagagggagagagagcagAGCACCTCCCCGTCCCTAGGTTTTCTTGTGTTCGAGAGAGCGATACCTTCAGAAGGCCGGGAGAGAACCATCGAAGAGGAAGTCTTTTACATGGCGAAGAAGAGGAAGTCTGATGCGACTCGCCTGGACGAGGTCGATCGAACGATGTACACCACTTTCTGCAGTGCTGCCAATTCGCTTTCGCAGCTTTATACCCAGGCTATGAATCAGCAAAAGGTCGTCTTCCAGGCCGGAGAACGTCATTCCCTGGTACGATTCTCACTTGatccttattttttcttttgggtcgGTTTTCATGTGGGTTTCATCGAATGGGTGTTTGTTGTTTTGTCGCTTTGGCTCgatcttgattgatttgaggtTTTCCTGCCGTTTTCTTTCTGTGCTTATAAGATCATCATAATCGTATTGCTTCCCTCTTCAAtcgaaaagaaagaaagaaaaaaaagtttttattttttttatttttttatctatcCTTCTTTAAAAAAGGAAGCTTTAGTCTGTAAATTAAGTTTCTGCGCATTAGGTTTCGCATTGGTAGTTTGCTTTGTTCCATGTCCGGTGTTGGATTGATGATTTCCTTCTGTCTTAACCTGTCGGTGTGCAAGTATTTGTGATATGGATCGATATGATTATTGATTGGCACCTACGTTATGCATGAAGGATGTTCTTCAAAGCACTCGTGATCCTCGCATTGCAAAGGGAAACGTTTTAGAGTCTTACTAAGGTAGGGAATGGGGATGAATTGATCATAGGATAGCCTGCAACTCTGAGATTTGGGATTCTGCAGCATTAGTTGAGCTCAAAAAGACCATATAGCAATATAAGTTTTGGGCTTTTGAATTCTTTCATGGCAGTGActatcatttcttcttcttccttctgtACTGCATGAGCCTCTTCCAATTCCCTGCCCGTCATTGCTGTCAGgatgttgttgctgctgctgttgtgtttttctttctcccccccccccccctccttcttTAAAAATAACTCTTCATtcaggtgaaggaaaacttctttCGCCACTTACACCATCTGGTTTGTGCATTGTGTTGCCCCTGCCACACTCGCCTGTCTTGTCACAAGGATAACCCTAGGACCTTCTGTCATACCTTTTGAGCATCTGATGCGGAGAATAATGGTGCGGAGCATAGGATCATGGGTTCTTAGTTAACCGTGTGAACGAGGATATACATAAATGCCTGAATTgttaagtttctatttcagttggCTTTTTATTGGTAAGAATTAAGAATGGAGGATACGTGCATGGCTGTGTTAATATTTAAGTATTTGTTGCTCTCTTTATGAGatctatatttatttatgttctTATTAGTTATTTCTTAATCAGCACCTAAAGGTGATTAAATACCTTGTAATGGGAATGTAATGGAGgagttttgaaataaaaattacagaAGTTCTTCCCATTTATTGTGTTGTCTTCCGACTTGAACGAGATCGAGTCCACTTTGTCTTCCATTCTACATCAGCATCCTACTCCATAACCTATATTTAATTCTAATTATCAGCTAAACCTTTCTTAGCTTGGATATTCTTTGTATACCTTACTTCGTAGCCCTGTTACCAGTTGCAAGACGGTTCAAAACTATGCTGTCAAGCCTTTCAAGTTATGTATGTCCTCTCAGTCCATTAAGTGATAGTTAATGGACAACATTCAGATCAGACAAAGATATCTCTCAAGTTTTCCATCTCCGTCTTAATTTAGGTTGACAATACACATGACGAGAGCAAGtggaaagacttgtggagaagcTCGGAGATGGAACCTTTTCCTCTGATGTAATCTTTCTTGGAATGAGGTTGGAATTGTTATGTACCTTGTATCCAAGTGTTGTGACTCAATGTCACTCATGCATCCTGTCTTTTTTAACGAACCAGATGATCTTAATTCATAAAAGATGCTGCTCTTTGTGGGTTTTTACACTTACTGTTGACACCTATTGGATAGagtaaaaaaaattccttgtATGAAATTATCTAATTGGAGTATGAAAACTTAGACATGATTATTAATCTTGAGAAAATGAAGAGTGCCAACGTTTGAGCTAACCTTAGACATGATCATTTATCCATAACATTCCTTTTTGGGCTGCTTTGGAGACTATTCCTTGCTTTGCTTTTCTTACTCTTACATAAAAATCCCCTTCCAAAAGATGTCCAACTGGCACTCAGTATGTTGAGTGCCAATTGGGCAAAGTTAGCCCGTATAATATCTTTGAATTCCTtccaaatggaaataaaaagagattCCTTTTTGCCTTGAGACATTAGATTCCCCTCGGTATCATGAGTTCTTCTCAATTGAGAGGTTGAATCACTGAAAGGGAAAACATCGGACCCCAAAATATGGGGCTTAATGCTTTGAAGTATGGGATGATTATGGCCTGGCCAGAAAGTGAGCTAGGGCTATCCCGGATTTTGGTGGGTTGAACACACATTTAAAATTATCTTCTTATTAATGCAGAATGAATAGCAGATTCTGCCGGTGGTGAGATGACCTTGTTAATAACTCAAGTTATATCCAAGATCTGTTATAGAAATACCAGGCAGCGGAAAATATTCTTCAGTACCCGTAGCATTTGacagagaaggaaaggaagctAGGTATCGCAGGAAAGGACATACGAAGGGGAAAGAAAGGGGACACATGAAGGGGAAAGAAAGGGGTGAACAAGGAAGTAGCAGATTGCTaaccaagaagaaaaaggggagagAATCACTCTCAATTTCAAACTTTCCAAATCTATTCCATTATCAGAATAGTGGAGGGATGGGTTGGTTACATTGCTATTTATAAAAATAGAGATAAAATCTCCTAAATTGACTCCACCAATGACTCTTAACCTTCCTAAACTAACTTATACACTCGACTTAAAAGGACTCTTCTGGATTAAATTAGCTTGATTACTTAATAGCACATGGATGGGACCCACACAATCTTATCCATTTACTTAATCCTTTTACCCCCTTAAATCCCAACTTTTAGGCTTATTAAAGAGGCCTATTACAATAGTAAACTCAAAAATAACAAGCCCAAGGCTCATAGAACCCAACCATGGGCCAAATTAAAGTATTCCAAGGCCTAATTGGACAACCTTAACTGCATCACTTATTCTTTGAAACAAAAGAGAACTAGTAGCTTTATATTTGTTTTTCCTTGAAACACTCTTCACCTTgaactttaaaaaaatttctacaaTGTCTATATATACTTtctttcaaatctgaaatttcttatAATCACTTCCgttgtgatgcagattcttcaccaaactgggatttttttatttggaagaaGTATGGTTGGgctgtatatgtgttgggccataagtccatgtggtttggggtgtaatgggccacttttaaTGGTTAATCGAATTTTTATTCAACCCTATagcattaagaaaaaaattagcatGGCTTATCTTTTTGTTTTGACTAAAGGATAAAAATGAGAGAGTCTGTCATTTTTTGTTCCATCAGAATTGGATAGTTGGAAAGAGTGCAAAGACAAGGAAAAGACTGGGTCTAAACTGGGGGTATTAAGATTGCATAGGGGATTAattagtttgtttcctttttcattaatttcctttggaaacaacctcttctacgaagcaggggtaaggctgcgtacacttgcccctccagacactgcagtagcgggagccttgtgcactgggttgctctttagtgttttttatttcttaggagCTAAGTTAGTatttgagtcaagtcattagtttcctttttagtttgtttttattttcagtttttagaaacTTATGTGATAGacaatcaattgtggggtttcctattttggaaCCTTTAAATTGCTAGGTTgtattccctcccccattatgACTATTTATACAAATCAAGGAGGCTCCCATAGCCAACGATTTTGACAAAACTAtttttgttgctgttgctgctgcttcttctctgcaagagaacttCTGTGTGTCTGATCACAGTGATGGGTTGGTGGTCGATCCAACGACTCCTTGCAGTGTGAAGCCCGGGAGGATCTTCTTCCTCAAGTATTCTACTGCTACTCATCGATCCAAGTAGTCACAACTCTggttctgcccagaaaattcaGAGGTTTCTATTTTAGGCTTTGGTTACATGCCATCAGAATTGGCTGAAACTAGGGCCAATCCTTCTTCCCATCTGGGCCATCATTCGACCAAAAGTTCTGGTCATGCTGACCAACTATTGGACTCATTTATGGTTATTCTTTGATTGAAGCATCCTACGTTGTGAACTTAGTTTGACTTGTCAACCTATTTCTGCATTACGTTGTTTGATATTCATACTATCTATTTGTAAGTGGCATGTTCAATCTCTATAGACTTCTGATATTCTATTCTTGTAAATCTGACATCTTATTCTACATCTTATGCTGTTTGACATCTTGTGTTTCCTACCCTCTTACCATCGTATACTTTTGAGTCATATTTTGGATTCCATTGGTTTTGACCTGACTGTTTCTGTTACACTGTCTCTGTTTCATAtgttttgttcttgttttattcTTATCATGCAACTTAGGTTCACCTTGTGAAGAATTTGTAGCAAATTAGTAGTTGATGCACTGATTCTGCAAGGCACTTGTCATGAATGCCCGAATTTAGTATTCTGTTTGAAGGCTGTCTGGTTACAAGTAAAGGGAaataaagggaagtgaaattaattaGAAATAAATTGGAATATTGTAATGATGATTGTTAAACTAACTTAAAATCGTACCGGATGTAGTTATTAAACTTTAAACATAGATTCTTTACCTGTCATGTTTTCCTATTCAAATCCAAATGATTTGGTTGcaaagtgaagtaaaatttaatCACTTTATTTGTAAGTTCTTGAATCAGCTGCACAATCATTATTGGCAATAAATGTAAAACTTATGTAAAAGTTTGAAcaatatcttttatttcttaaataCTTGAATGTGGCCCACATTTCGTGTTTTCCCTCTCTGGATGTCCTAGCCATCCAGCCTGAGTTTTGGTGTCCTCTTTTGCAAACTTCCCTTGGATCCTTGGCAATTTTTAGTTATAGATTATTGAGGTAGGAATTATTTGGTGGTCTTTtgcaaagcagggggtaaggctgtgtacactttgcccctcccagaccctgtagtagtaggagcctcgtgcactgggttgctcttttttttcttattcctgCTTATATAAACTGTCTTGTTATTTGACTAGTCTATGATGCATACATATTAATTGACTAGATAAAATTAGAATGGCTgttcagccttttttttttttttttttttttttttaatttatatttattgattttaaCCTCCCCTCTTTTTCTGTAGGATAAACTTTACCAATGGATCTTGAGACAACAGGAGGAAGGATCGAGAGTGCCGACAACTGATATACTAGCTTACCTCCAGGTTCTGTTAGTCatctgttctttctttctttctttatttttttttggtggaaagtCATCTGTTCTTTCACCATGTTTCTTTTCTGAAATTGTGATCTCTATTTTGCCTCTTCACCTCTTTTTGATAACATGACTCCATCAGGATGATTCATTGATTTTCATTATTGTGTTTATGCTCTTTGGTAATTGCATCACCTCATGCAATTGAATACTTATTCATGtactttgtatttatttttgagGTTGTAATTTAGATATAACATTTTCTATCTGTGCATTAATTAGATTGCTAGCTTGCattcattttaaaatttgacttattaaaaagagcaacccaatgaactaggctcccactactgcagggtctgggaggggcaaacgtaatcagccttaccccctgcttcgcaggatgggttgtttccaagttttgaaccaatgaccaacatgttgcaatagtgcaacttaactgttGTGCCACAGGGGCAATTTGTTGCGCTTTGTAAAAAGGCAGAACATTATTTTACTAAAGCTTAGTGTGTGAGCTGCAGGTATGCATATTATAAAATGCAGACCAGGATTAAGCTGAGGTCAAATAGGCTCAAAATGTGAGCTGCTGCTTGGAACCCATGCTGATCATTGATCATACCACAATATCCGCTTCAACAAGCTAATATCTGTATTATCCTGTGCGCCAATGTATGTCCTTTTGGAAATGTACTTCCATTTGGAAAACGCCGGATGTATGAGTAATTATTAGGATATTTGACAATAATTGATATTTTTACGAGTTCCATTTAGCCATTTGTGTTTTTGGAAGCTTATAACCTTTATCAGACTCTCACATTACCCCTTTGACTTTCCTTATTTATGTGAAAAGTTAGTTCATCTCccatttgtttatgtttatgtCATCGTAGGATGAAGCCCTTATGATATAGAGAAGCATATGCTTGTGAGCCTGAATATTTGTGTTACTGATCCAGTATCATATCTTGGAATTTAGAGCAGTCACAGTCACTTCCATGAAGATGGTATTTTCTCAGCTTAAGTTTTAGAATGTGAGCAATGAAGTCTGAAAAGTTGTTGGGTCAAGCTACCTAGTGTAGATTCTATTTGAACCCTTCAAACCTACAGGGTGGATTGTTTCTATGTAATTTTCAGATAATTTAGTGAGGAGTGAGGCCAAGTTTAATTAGTTAGCTGTCAATATTGTTTATTGTTTTATGGCtttgtttttaaaataaaaatatcttcTGATCTGTGCAGAATGAACTTGACTATAGTGGAGAGGAGCCCCCAATGTCTCCTAGACTGCACTTCCAAAATCAACATTCCCAGCCTACAACACACTTCATGAATTCAGGCATCCAAGTTTCTTCTGGATCTTTTGGCGCAGCCGCTGTTGCACAGGGTCCACGGTCTGGGCATTCTGATAATCAAGCCAAGAATTCAGTATTCTCAAATGCTCTTTCAAGCCCTGTTTGCCGTAGCCTTCAGCATTGTCATTTGGCTCAAGGAGGCTACTATTCAAACAATATGATTCCTACTGGAAATGGAGCCCGGAATGGTGAAACTAACTTTCCTCATCAACAAAACAGAGATACCAACTCGCCCTGCTCAAATGATTCATCCATGGATATGCATGCGGAGAGTCCTGGTCATGAATCTTCTTACTAATAGCTGGTGTTGCAAGTTTGTTGTCATGTGCCGGTTCAAGTCTTTGAAGAGAGCTTTGATTCAGTCTCAATGTGTGCTTCAAGTCTTATATGGAAAGCTAAGGTGTGAGAAGGCTGCTACTTGTAGAATAAGCATGTGACGCATGTCTGGATGTGGCTATGTGAAGCAGAGAAGTAGTTTGTTCTTATGGATTGCATAATATGACGTAATGAGCACTGGAACCGCCAGGTACTCAACTGATCTGTCAAGCGGTTTTCTGTGTCTTTTGGTGTTCTATATGTAAAATGTAAGGTCTTCCTATGATTCTGATATTTGATTGTAGGCCCTCTTTTAGAAAGTTGCATACTATGGTTGGTTTGTTGAGATAGTTGTAGCtgaagatttgttttctatGTCAATAATTCAATCTCATGGTCAAAATGTATATGTGGTGTGTGTAGCATTACATGGTCTAGTGTTGGAGTGGTTAAGCTTATTTGTTAATCCCATCATCTTCTAGGTATCCAGAAATATGGGTTATTCTTTCTTGCATCCATGATTTGAGGAATGGAGACGAGATGGGATCAGCCAATTCTGATTCCAAAATTTGTCATTTTGTACtggatttctagggttcaggTCAATTCCCAGCGAATCAGAATCGGAATCAGCAGACCGATCCATTTCTGATCTTGCTTGCTTAAACATGCTTGCATCTGAGCAGCTCTTGTCATTGTAAAGCTGCACGGGATAAAATTAGTGAGTGTTCTAGTGTTTCTTGGTTTTCTAGTCCCCTCCTTCACTTCTAATAAACCCGTAACTAGAAGATTGCAGGTTGTCATCTACCTTTACCATTTCCATTATTATCTGAGGGGTTATAGCTCTCAATTTATCACAGTTGTCTCATGACTGCTGCCTACGTATACTGGGAGGTGACAAGTCCATAGTAAGTAAGCTTGTATCACGCATTAAGTTAAcattgcttaaaaaaaaaggtggaattaaaagttaaaacccaaaatccaaaatcgaATAAACCCTTCCCTGGTTTTGGAACCCTAGGccccttttccctcttcttctgtcCTTGTTCCCAACCACCGCAGCAGCAGCCCGCAAGTCTACATCTAAGGCTATAGAACCCCCTGGCCCCTTCATCTTCTACGGCTCCATTACCAGTTGTTTGCATCGGCGACTGTCTTCTCTGTAAGTATCGGCTCCATTCCCAGTTGATTCGGTTCCAATTCAACCCACACTGGTCAGAATCGGCCTGAATCCTAGAAACCTTTCTTAGATCGCCAGGTTCGGATCAGCAGGAATCAGAATCGGTCTTGATTCAAATTGGCCAATTCGACAGATCCGGTCCCATTTTTTAAACCTTGGATAAGCTGAACTTTGAAAGCTGGATTTATGACTGGCACATTCATATGTACAACATTGGCTCCTAGTCTCAGAGTTAGCCCATGTTATTAGAATTTGAATTGATGGAGTCAGTCCCAAACACCCTAGATTCCGCCCTCAGATCTGAAAATTCTAACAATCCGATGACCAAAGGCCTAGAATAGCTTTTGTCGAATTGATTGGAAATTAAAATCAATCATGATcgattctgattctgatgacCAAAAAAACCCAAGAAATAGCCTATGTCGAATTGACCGGAATTGGAATCAATGATGATCAATTTTGatgaccaaaaccctagaatatgCTTTGTCGAATTGACCAGAATTAAAATCAATCATGATCGATTCTGATCCAAATAGACCAATTTGAC includes the following:
- the LOC122074713 gene encoding uncharacterized protein LOC122074713, with amino-acid sequence MAKKRKSDATRLDEVDRTMYTTFCSAANSLSQLYTQAMNQQKVVFQAGERHSLDKLYQWILRQQEEGSRVPTTDILAYLQNELDYSGEEPPMSPRLHFQNQHSQPTTHFMNSGIQVSSGSFGAAAVAQGPRSGHSDNQAKNSVFSNALSSPVCRSLQHCHLAQGGYYSNNMIPTGNGARNGETNFPHQQNRDTNSPCSNDSSMDMHAESPGHESSY